A segment of the bacterium genome:
AAATATCGAACTGCGACAGAATTATCGCCGCGTTGCCAAGAGAGCACTATCCAAACAAGGTCACTATTCACACGCCCGGCAACTGCGTCGAGCGCGCAAAGAAACCAAGCGTCTGAAGACTATGCTAGGTCGTGTCTATCGTGATATCCTTCGAAAAATCAACGATCCAGATGAGCAACTCGCCGAGCTATTGAAAAGAGCTGAAAAGTTGTTGCTGCAAGAAAAGAACGATTCAAACAAGCTTTACAGTGTCCATGCCCCCGAGGTGGAGTGCATAGCCAAAGGGAAAGTTCATAAGCGCTATGAGTTTGGCAATAAAGTTGGTCTGGTCACCACGAGCAGAGATAACTGGATTGTAGGTGTCCAGGCGTTTCACGATAATCCTTATGACGGCCATACTTTGCCGGCCTGTTTGGCAGAGACGAAAAAATACACCGGCTGGCAGCCGGTTGAAGCCTACGTCGATCGCGGCTATCGTGGCCATCTGGATAAAAGTGAAACCAAGGTCCATATCGTCGATTGGCGGCACATGAAGCGGAAACCTCGGGCGGTCCGCTACTGGTTCAAGAGAAGATCCGCCATCGAACCTGTCTTTGGCCACCTGAAATATGATAATCGGATGTCAAGGAACTATCTCAAAGGCAAAGAAGGCGACCAGATCAACGCTATCCTCTGCGCCTGCGGCTACAACTTGAGAAAACTGCTCGCAGTTTTCTTTTTGCCCGAAAAGATTTGGCAATTACTTCGCCGATTTTGTGCCGTCCGTGTTGTCTTGTGGGGTAACACCAGAGCAGAGTTGGACTTTTCGTACAGTTAACGGCTTTTTCAGTGGCGACTAAATAAACCTCTATGAAATATGATTTATCATTCGAAAGCAAGATATCTGGAAAATCGAATAATACGATGCCGTCTCTGAATTGACTTTCAATTTCATTAGCGTGATTTTCAAAATCGCTGCCGCCATCGCTAAGATAAAGATTGCTGGAATATAATAGGTTGCGGTTTTCATTGCCAGACACAATTTCATAATAATAGCCAGAGTTCGGATAATAGATCTCATCAATATAGTATATGATTCGTTTTGAACTCAGATTTTTATCGAACCAATTATCATATTGTTGATTCAATACTACATCATATAAGACATGTATCCCCTTTATTTGTTCCTTAATCCTAAATATGTCTTTAAGATATGTTTCTGTGTCGCCA
Coding sequences within it:
- a CDS encoding IS5 family transposase; the protein is MPRRFSKNEIANCRKRANEEKRTFYITVPKLFRPNPLALTAGGVRAKKLPLYQLIFNCPFVHFPLNHYKNAYWQYFCGFEYFQHELPIDSSSMTRFRKRLGACGAEKLFEQVIETAKRGKHLTRSHLNKVNVDTTVQEKAIAFPTDARLYYKMRNALVRAAESRNIELRQNYRRVAKRALSKQGHYSHARQLRRARKETKRLKTMLGRVYRDILRKINDPDEQLAELLKRAEKLLLQEKNDSNKLYSVHAPEVECIAKGKVHKRYEFGNKVGLVTTSRDNWIVGVQAFHDNPYDGHTLPACLAETKKYTGWQPVEAYVDRGYRGHLDKSETKVHIVDWRHMKRKPRAVRYWFKRRSAIEPVFGHLKYDNRMSRNYLKGKEGDQINAILCACGYNLRKLLAVFFLPEKIWQLLRRFCAVRVVLWGNTRAELDFSYS